The window AGCACCagatatatatcatacatatatcaTAGGTATTCCTGTTGTCAACAATAAGAAACTCTTACTATAAACTTATTATCTTTTAAAAGGCTTATGAAAACTGAGAGTTAAATAGCAGTTTAGAGAAAATCCcaggtgaagaaaaaaaaagaaaaaagaaaattctaatcaAATTTCCCATGATCAAAAAGATAGTTTCTGATGTATATAATTTAGTAAGGTAAATAAACTAACtgcaaataaaagaattttaacacTCACTTggttacatgactgcacatgaaaGACCCAGACAGCCCTGAGTCCCATCATCACTACTGTTGAGTTTTTTCATGCGGTATTGTCGTATTTCTCTTACCAGCGTGTAAAAAGCATCTTCaacaccctaaaaaaaaggtCCTTATCAGTGTTGTTTTCTTTCAGTCTATATCCACATTATAGATGAGAAGGAAACAGGGCTTCTCACTACCGACATAAAATTTCTAATATTGTGGTGGTTCTTAGTAAAAAATAAAGGGCTCTACAgagagtaggcatttaataagtatttgttggaTTGAACTGAAGATGCCTGGTATTTCAAGGTATAGGTAGAAATTCTCAGGCTAACGGGGGATTATTAAATGAATAAGCAAAAAAGAGGGAATTAATTCTAAGATTTCATCCTGGTGGTTGAAGTTCCAGTACCATGCTTTTTCTCTATGCTCTCCACTAAAGTTACCAGAGGAAAAGATAATAATTTCACTGATAAGGGGAATGCTTCTTAGCCAGGCAAGTTGTTGCCTTCTAAGTTGTTGCTGTCCTAGAGAGTTGGTAGAAAGCCTAGAAGGTCCAGTGattgctcaggatcacaaagcAGGGCTGGGTCAGAACTGGAACCTGGTTCTCTGTAGCAGCTGTCTGGCATATGAAAATAATTGCTAACAGCTATTTCTATCAAACCAAAGTGCACTTCTATTTTAGTCTCACTGTTATCGATGTCATGAATGAACTCAAtacctaaaaaaattaagacataaaaCTAGTAGTGATGGAAAATGGTAGAGAGAGGTGGTGGAGAGTGGAAGTCAGAGAATTTagatttcaatcatttttttgggcaagatttgaatcttacatttttttccctcccccatccaacaaaaagcaatctaatatagattctaCATGTGTTAGATTTAGATTTCAGATGAAAGTAATTATTTGTTACTACAAGAAGAGAAGATCCTATTAAATCTAATCAACCTCTGCCAATATTCAAAAACCTGATCAGTAAACAAGACTGTGATTTCTGCTTCCTGTACCCTCCAATACACCGCAGGAAATCCCCCagaaccattcattcattcatgaaggGAAAGGTCCTACTGTACCTGTCTGGTCTTGGCTGAGGTTTCAATGAAGGGAATTCCATAGCTCTTGGCTAGTTCATGAGCCTGTTTTGTGTCAACTGTCCTTGTTGGCAAATCACACTTATTTCCTACCAGCACCATAGGCACATCATCTGAGTCTTTCACTCGTTTAATTTGTTccctaaataaatggaaaaggttataacagaggaaaaaaaaagtcttcactAGAGAAAAGCCCATCTTAGGCTATAGATTATTACCAGTTTAGTTTGTGTTAAATATTGTCTAGCttatatcatttaaaaagaaaaacatttccacTCCCATAACCTCTCCCACTAGTTTTCATCTCATAAAATCCCTTCAAAAGCACTTTATTCTCTTTGATCAAGTAAATCTTGACTATCTGACATGTATCTCATATAGAATCAATGCTGTCATCATGAATACGAGAAGTATAAAACAGAGGTCCTTTTCTCAAGACTAAGGTATTTGAGAGTAACTGCATATTACCAAACTCCATGTAACATGGTGGACTTACTACAATGAGttcagaaaaaagtaaagatCACAGAATGAATGTGTATTAGGACAGGCAGGGGAAATGCTAATGTAAGTTGGGACATAAAATATGAAAacagagaggaaagggggaaagcatCCCAAATTAAGAGGTTTTCAGTTCAAGCTGTGAAGGATTGTACCAGCTATATAGTGAAGGAGTATGTATTGGGGAGGCCCAGCAGAGTTAGGTGATCCCTCTCCAGCTATTTCCTTTTACTAGATGTGATAGGGGAAGCGAGGTACTCGAAGTTCTGGAGAAGGTGAAGAGCATTATCTGAAGATGTATTCCAGCAGTGCTCCACCAGATGAGGTCCTACAAGTATTTAAACCAAGCTCTATGTGAGGTTCAGAAAGCAGAGGAGAGTCAGCTGCGAGTCAGAAGACAGTTGTGTCACTGAGATTCACCACCAGTCCAGTCACCCACTACCTCCTGAGCTTTTGTTAAGAGGAAAGGTGAAGACACTCTCTGAGTTCCTCAAAGATGAAAGCTCTCTTTGTTTTTGCTAAAGGACTCAAAGCTCCTTCAAGGAAGGTCTTTATGtttgtctttgaatccctggTGCTTGGAAAGAGGCCTGGCACATACTGAGGGCTTAAAAATGCATGTTAACTTATCAGTTGTCCCATTTTAATTCTGCTCTTGAATacccttttaaaaattcaatttcccTGGGTGAAATCTTGCTGCTACCCAGGTTTCCATTTCCCACCCTTCACTAGAAGGCTTTGAGTTCAGGTTCCTTATAGTGGGGACTCCAAGCTGGACAGTTCCTCCACTGAGATATGAGAGCATGCACAAGACAGACGCTCAAATCCAGAACTGCGTTCCAATATTTAGGATAACCCTTAATGATGCCAATTTCTACTTTCATTCATTGTGCCTGCAATCTCTCTGCTCTAATTATAATTCAGATAACATAATATGCAGCCACCCCATGGAACAGTGAGACATTATCACTCTAGAATAAATAACGTTCCTAATACCTGTAGAGGTTAATATCTGCAAATGATTTGCTATTGTTGATGGCAAAAACACAGAGGAAACCTTCACCCGTCCTCATATACTGGTCTCTCATGGCACTGTACTCTTCCTGTCCAGCTGTGTCCAATATGTCCAACAAACAGGTTTCACCATCAATAACCACTTGCTTTCGATAGGAATCCTAGAGAAAATAAGTTGAgtttttgtttaaaaacaaaacagcagAGTAGAGTTAATGCTGTTGTTCAATGAATTCTTGTTTGTTGgcgtgttttttttttaacattcttttctttcttattaacttttttcccccctttcttttgaACTTTCTGATGAACCAAGCCTGGATATCAGAGACTATCTTCAGCCACAGTGCTGTCCCACGGTGAAAACTGTGTCACTTGTAAGCCCCGAGGAGGCAAAGATATTCTTAATGGCTCGAGATCCGTCtggatggtgggggtgggggagggctgAATTCACTGCTGGGCATTCTTGCTAAATACACTACGAATTGTTGACACCACTGGGCGATACGTATCTCTAAAAGCTAAGACTAGATGGGGTCTTCAATTCCGGTTTAAAGAGAGCCCTTGCATTCCTCATTCCAAACCAGTCGGGGCCAGTGCTCAGGGAAGGGGGCGGCTCGGCCCGACGCGATGGGGGCTCCGGGCCCTTCTCCGGGCGCTGCCTGCGGCTTCCCCGGAAGGAGCGGATACAAAGGCAGTGCCAGGGCAGGCTGGGGCTGGCAATGGGTGTGTCCCGCGTCGTGCCGGCGGCGCCCCGCGGGGCCCGCGGCtccgggcccggcccggccgccctTACCTCTATGGTGGGGTCATACTCGTCCACGAAGTGGTTCTGGATGAGCTGGATGGTCAGGGCGCTCTTGCCCACGCCGCCTGCTCCGACCACCACCAGTTTGTACTCGGTCATCTCACCCCAGCAGGCGCCTGTGGGGGCGACAGCGGCTCGGTGGGCGCCCCGCGTCCccgcccggcccccggcccccgcccggccccgggGCCTTTGTCCCGCgcccgccccgcccggccccgggAACCGGCCGCCCGCCCCGGGCCGCACCTCGAGCTCCGCCGCCTCGACTCCGGCCCGACTCCGCCTCGCACCCGGTAAATGTGCCGGAGACCCCGGAACCGCCATGAACAGCCCCCACCCGGGAGCGACACTTCCGGCCCCACCCTCTACGTCGTCAGTCCGCGCCGCCCCGGCCACGTGGGGCCGCGCCGCCCCGGTCACGTGGGAGCCCCACCCAGCCCCCTCCCGCCCCCCCTGTACCAGGCGTCTCGAGAATGAAAGCGCTCGGCGGCCGaaggctttttgtctcaaaatcAGTAAAACtttattctattccattctttCGCCATTAACAGAAAATCGGAGAAAGCAAAAAGTGTTTCGTGTTTACAAAGATAAACGCGGCCTCGTCTCTCAGAGCAGATCATAACTTCAAAAcggaagggggaagacaaggggtgCGGGGCGCCCCCACCCAGGCCGGGCCCGCCCTGCCTCGCCAGGCCCGGCGCGGGGGAGAGGGGGGCGCACGGGCCTGGGGCGCAGGCCCCGGGCCCAGCCGGCTCCCCGGGCGCGAGCCGGGCAGAGGCACCAGGCTCCCGGTCAGTCTCTTACAAGGCCCTGGCCCGGGGCGGCTGCTTATAAAGAAAACAGGATTCATTTCAggcacaaatttttttttattttttttgttttgttttgtttttgtttttaaatcagtaAAAGAAACTGGGGTCTAGAAGCTGCAGTGTCCTAAGCAGCAAGTTTGTGCATcatccttttgttttttaaatatttttaaattaccacACACTGATGGCACACCTCATCCGAATGAAATTCTGCACCATACATACTAATCATagtaaagttataaaaaaaaaaaacccttagatATACTCTGGAAGATACTTCTCACTGAAATCTAACAACTTCGCTAAGTGGACTGTGACAAGATTATAAATGAGatatgaaaaataacattttaacatttggCCATCAACTTAAGGAAATGGTTTGAATGCTTacacaaatttttaattttttaaaaaaggtaatatAGTCTACCCTCATATGGTCCTCAGAATTAAAGCATAATGAAACAGGAAATAACAGGAAAAGAATGCAACTGAGAGATAAGGCAGAACACCTTGCCAGAAGTAATGAAGGTAGAGTATACACTAAATATCAAGTGCAGAATTTCATAAGGTCGACCAGATAACTGTCTATATTTTTCACTTACACAGGCGAAGTAGTTTTGCAATTACCAGTTGCGTTAAATGCACCAAATAAAGCTTCTAAAATTGATACTATAAGGCGCCACCTTAAGTTCTCCAGGCTGCAACTGTGCataattttaaaatggttttcttaaatttatttattttttttaaacataacaTGAGGAAGGTGTTAAAACTGGTGTAATAGCTCCATAGAATAAGTATTCCAGATTTTGGGAGGGATGAAGAGGGAGATATTCAGAACCCTTCACCAGAACCCCCCCACTTGATCATATCTGATTAAGTGATGTGCTTTGTAGATGGGGTTAGTCAATGACACCAGCTTGACGGATCTTTCTTTCTGCACCAAATCCCTGTAAAGAAATAACCTTCATGATTAATCACAATTTTCAACAACAGTTTAGAACatttagaaaattttataacttCAGAAACTACCTGCATCTAAGTTCACTCAAAAACTCAAAACAGGAGAGAGTTATAGTTTTGGCAATTATTTGTGGAGTCTGCACCAAAGTCTCTATCCATTTTACTTGAAATATAGCAGTCATAGTGTGCAGCTTCCCTTATTCCACCCCCCATCCAGAGTAtgatctttctgcttcaaattagGTATGCTAGGAAATACAAAGTGCCTGGTGATTGCTCCACACCTAAACTCTCCAAACCCTGACCATATCATACCATTGAGTTATCTGGTCCCCTTGGCTGACGAAGAACCATTAGGCGAGGAGCACTGGCATCGTCTAGAGTGATGCTCTTTAAGCGATTGACCAATCGGTCAGGACGTGGAGCTGCAACAGCTTTGGGGCCTTCACTGTAAATACAGAGTCGAGAGATCAGAGGAAGCAAGGTCTAGTGAAAAAACAAGTATACTTCCAGATGTACAAGTTCTCCATTCTACTATGGGGATTctgaataatgggaaaaaaataagaaacacaaAAACAGTGAGTCTTCAAGACAAGACAGGTTTGTAGCTAAATGTTACTGGGTCACATTCACCTGGGAAAGAGCTCTAAAAATCACAAGCCCAGGGATGGAGTTCATGAAATTTACAATATTTTGGTAATGCAACATGATTTGCACCCTTTGCTATTCTATGtactttgtttcatttatttaaaaaaagatctctgGATTACAAGCAAGGAGACAAACTCCATAAAggtgtaagaaatgataagggaTGGCTAAGGGGAACAGGAAATgcagtgctggacctggaatcaggaagactactctttcagagttcaaatctggcttcagacatttactagctgtgtgaacttgggcaagtcacttaaccctgcttgcttcaattttcttatctggaaaatgaggtggagaaagcAAAGGCAAACCACTCCCGATTAAGGTCACAAAAgtatcagacacaactgaaatgactgaacataagtgaaaattcatagaaaaatttaAGGTGTTTATTAACAAAAGTAAGTACAGCTCCATCTTTCACTTCAGATAGTTCttactaaaatataaattatcactCTTTCCAAAGAACATATccctaaccaaaaaaaatcagcatcaaatcctgtttATTCTGAGAAGATTCATGAAGCCAGATACTGAGTTGGCAATGGAGGCTAGAAACAAGAAATATAGATaatgtgaagaaataaaaacaaatggaatAGGCAACAAACAGTATAGTGTTAAAATGTACTACACCAAATTGTAAAAGATCTTGGGAACCTAAACTGAGAGCTGACAAAGACCTCAGATCATCTAgtttaatcctttcattttaatgaGGAAATCAGTGCctagaagtgaagtgacttgtccaagacaaaatcaaaattagGTTTTGAATTTAGGTCCCCCTAATAACAAGTAGAATAGTGGAGGATAAAATGATGTTAAACACCACTGGCTACCATATTATTGCTTCTTGAGGAAACATAGAACACTATCTTGGCTTTTAAGACACATCACAATCTAtctttttcagaattttgatacaacttcccttcccttttcataCAATGACCAATTGGACAACTTTCTACTTCCCAAATCCTGTACCTCTCTCTCTCAGGGTCACAAACCTAGTACAGTGTTATATGCAATATACTATACCCACCTGCACAATCAAAATACTATATCATTTAATACTATAGCCCTTCACATCTTAGTCCTAATCTACCTTTCAACTCTATTATGCATTACTTCCTTTTCCTCAGTACACTGTATGGTGCCATAAAGGACTGAGTTCACATTTGGCCCCAGTCATtcaactgtatgaccttgggtaagccactcaaccctgactcctcacatccagggccatctccagttgtcctgatccatatctggtcactggacacaAAAggttctgaaagagaaagtgagctGGGGACATAGTGCAGCCTTTCCTCACTCACATTTAATTCATGTGtttattatggcatcacctccctgatgtcatggtctcctttgagaacaggacaatcatcatcatgaTCACATGGCACTGACTACAGACTTCTTTTGCagggtcacttttttttttttgcaaggcaatggggggttaagtggcttgcccaaggccacacagctaagtaattattgtctgaggccagatctgaactcaggtactcatgactccagggccactgctctatccattgtgccaccaagccCCCACTGCAGTCATTCTTCTTGCTGAATTGCACTGCCTTCCAATTTCCACTTCATAGAACCCTCCCTTCCTTCAACATGTAGCTCTAGCACCAAGCTTCTTCTGATCCCTCAAATCCTAATGTCCTAATTATACTTTATTCATTCTGAATGCACTTCTATAGTAATATGGTCTTTGGcagtatttaatctctttgagcacggagattatttttattttcttagatttCTACTACTCAACACATTGTCTTGAACATAGAACTTAATAATACTTgtcctccattttcaaagaagatggGAAGTGATGCCATGCACATGAGCTGGATTTAGAGTGAGGGGGATGTTACcaacctcaccttctcctccagagtcatctgggttcagtgattAGATATGTATCAAGATGACTGAAGACagtcctggatgcgaggcaatcagggtgaagagacttgtccaaggtcaaaaagCTTAGTAAGTAtcagaagttagatttgaactcaggtcgtcctttTGACTTTAGGGCCGGTGCTGCCCATAGCTGCTCTAAAGAACACAGTAAGTGCTAACTTGACTATAAAGACCTAGAATCAAGGGAGACACTCACCAGACACGCCAGACGTTGCAGGCACTGCATTTACCAGTACGCTGATTGAGAATCACTGAGAATTCTACTTCATCTCCAGCCTGTAGCTCAATGCCATCTTGAACTTCCTTCACATGGAAAAAGAGTTTCTTGCTGTCTCCCACTTCATAGTTAATGAAACCAAACTGAAACAAAAAATGTATCACCATAAAAACATAATCTCAAAGTAGAAATGGCATAGTacatggttcccccccccccccatagtacACTTTGAATAAA is drawn from Macrotis lagotis isolate mMagLag1 chromosome 5, bilby.v1.9.chrom.fasta, whole genome shotgun sequence and contains these coding sequences:
- the NRAS gene encoding GTPase NRas, coding for MTEYKLVVVGAGGVGKSALTIQLIQNHFVDEYDPTIEDSYRKQVVIDGETCLLDILDTAGQEEYSAMRDQYMRTGEGFLCVFAINNSKSFADINLYREQIKRVKDSDDVPMVLVGNKCDLPTRTVDTKQAHELAKSYGIPFIETSAKTRQGVEDAFYTLVREIRQYRMKKLNSSDDGTQGCLGLSCAVM